One stretch of bacterium DNA includes these proteins:
- a CDS encoding T9SS type A sorting domain-containing protein, which yields MKKWVTIYFFLGAVSSSSAYSQVSSGDSLALVDLYNNTGGGAWTNNTNWKSANPVGTWFGVTVSNGRAITVNLSGNNLTGTIPSSIGNMTNLTQLQLFGNQLSGSIPSNIGNLINLTSLGLENNLLSGTIPTSISSMSILSSLTLSNNLLADSVPVVFKNLASLQQFDIRNNRFDVLPNLSSIGTLNTLRTENNRFTFEDLETNTGIGTFTYAPQDSVGTYSSVNAAEGTVLQLTVTVGGVNNTYQWKKNGGVIPGATNATYQIDSVKISDAGTYTCDITNTAATALTLKRRTTTVTVTGVMPGAPSALTATAVSTSRINLSWAPGTGIFLRYRIYRSLSSGTGFVQIDSTADNATTAYSNTSGLNSKTIYFYRVFTVGNFGVSVASNTASDTTFNAAPVRNLAISDTSLTEGFPKIFYKKLSFIFSDSDYPSLIYSTQANSAEILPTVSNDSLYLQGVFNFTGTAAVRVSGSDGVSSAADTFNVTLLADNQAPVISSIQQPASTPLNAAFNVSCIVTDNGSITSVRIFHKTGTATAYDSVTMAASGSTYSTQIPGSAATMEGVSLFIKATDNGGNIVYSDTSSVPVAFTQITSSISGSEYLAGIVTDRWRLVSVPVNLNNKNLAQLFPSIGSSQWIAYNGAGTKITTILPGQAFWFFQKSGNNGLTADASGGVTNPPSGVQVTLNPGWNLVGTPFTTPITVALDPLQFSGPWAFSGTGTEVGGWSKVTSMKPFGGYAIWNKNLTATTLTFTPNGVSVGKVWSTQTEEFKLNIAATAAKNGLKYTDRSNGYTILHEANAGLYNDPEPQSLGNYISAYFTEDEKKLSYIYRNAGNEGQSIDLAIESTMDDISIHLEFDVEKIRSDWQMKIYDYAQNVFLPEGELTTVYHKRSGTTKYKILVGTAGYLNEAAASFDDLPAKFSLSQNYPNPFNPSTKISYALAKRSRVTMSIYNILGQKVRTVLDRRDQEVGIHALEWNGTDNLGRAVSSGIYLYRIQAESINGETYTQTKKMLIVK from the coding sequence ATGAAAAAATGGGTAACCATTTATTTTTTCTTAGGGGCTGTCTCAAGCTCTTCGGCTTATTCACAGGTATCCTCCGGAGATTCCCTTGCGTTGGTTGATTTGTATAACAATACCGGCGGAGGAGCATGGACAAACAACACGAATTGGAAGAGCGCTAATCCTGTGGGAACATGGTTCGGTGTGACGGTGTCTAACGGCCGCGCAATCACGGTGAATTTATCAGGTAATAATCTTACAGGCACAATACCTTCTTCAATCGGAAATATGACTAATCTGACCCAGCTTCAACTTTTTGGCAATCAGCTTAGCGGAAGCATTCCGTCGAACATAGGCAATCTTATTAATTTAACCAGCCTTGGCTTGGAAAATAATTTATTATCCGGCACTATTCCAACGTCGATCAGTAGCATGTCAATTTTGAGTTCTTTGACGTTGTCGAATAATCTGCTGGCGGACTCCGTTCCTGTTGTATTCAAAAATCTCGCAAGCCTCCAACAGTTCGATATCCGCAATAACCGGTTTGACGTTTTACCGAATCTCTCCAGTATTGGCACGTTAAATACTTTACGAACTGAGAATAACCGCTTTACTTTTGAGGATTTGGAGACCAACACGGGAATTGGAACTTTTACCTATGCGCCGCAGGACAGCGTTGGGACATACAGCTCCGTTAATGCGGCAGAAGGAACTGTATTGCAACTCACGGTGACGGTTGGCGGTGTAAATAATACTTATCAATGGAAGAAAAACGGAGGCGTAATTCCCGGCGCGACGAATGCCACCTATCAAATTGATTCTGTAAAAATCAGCGATGCCGGTACATATACTTGTGATATTACTAATACTGCGGCAACGGCGCTGACGCTTAAAAGGCGCACCACTACGGTGACTGTCACCGGAGTCATGCCCGGCGCTCCGTCGGCTTTAACAGCGACGGCCGTATCGACTTCACGGATCAATTTGTCATGGGCTCCAGGTACCGGCATATTTTTACGATACAGAATTTATCGTTCGTTGTCGTCAGGTACAGGGTTTGTTCAGATTGATTCAACTGCCGATAACGCAACGACGGCCTATTCCAATACTTCGGGATTAAACTCCAAGACCATTTATTTTTACAGAGTATTTACGGTTGGTAATTTCGGAGTTTCCGTTGCGTCGAATACCGCGAGCGACACAACATTTAACGCCGCTCCGGTCAGAAATCTTGCCATTTCCGATACGTCGCTCACGGAAGGATTTCCAAAAATATTTTACAAAAAACTTTCGTTTATTTTTTCCGATTCCGACTATCCGTCGCTGATCTATTCAACGCAGGCCAATTCTGCAGAGATATTACCAACGGTATCCAATGACAGTTTGTATTTGCAAGGTGTTTTTAATTTTACGGGTACGGCTGCAGTCAGAGTATCGGGCAGCGACGGCGTTTCTTCAGCCGCAGATACGTTCAATGTGACCCTGCTTGCCGATAATCAGGCGCCTGTGATCTCGTCCATTCAGCAGCCGGCTTCAACACCGCTGAATGCGGCATTTAATGTGAGTTGTATCGTGACGGACAACGGTTCCATTACAAGTGTACGAATATTTCATAAAACAGGAACAGCCACAGCTTATGATTCGGTTACCATGGCCGCGTCCGGTTCAACGTATTCAACTCAAATCCCGGGCAGCGCTGCGACGATGGAAGGGGTCTCACTATTTATCAAAGCTACGGACAACGGCGGAAACATAGTGTACAGCGATACATCCAGTGTGCCGGTCGCGTTTACACAAATTACCAGTTCGATCAGCGGCTCAGAATACCTGGCAGGAATTGTCACGGATCGGTGGCGCTTAGTTTCCGTTCCGGTAAATCTCAATAACAAAAATCTGGCGCAGCTTTTTCCGAGCATTGGTTCGTCGCAGTGGATCGCATATAACGGAGCGGGAACAAAAATTACGACTATTTTGCCGGGACAGGCATTCTGGTTCTTTCAAAAAAGCGGTAACAACGGCTTAACTGCGGACGCATCGGGCGGCGTTACGAATCCGCCATCGGGTGTTCAGGTCACATTAAATCCGGGATGGAATTTGGTAGGCACGCCATTTACTACACCGATAACCGTTGCATTGGATCCGCTGCAATTTTCCGGTCCGTGGGCGTTTAGCGGAACGGGGACTGAAGTTGGCGGATGGAGTAAGGTGACTTCGATGAAGCCCTTCGGCGGATATGCGATATGGAACAAGAATTTGACAGCGACTACGTTGACCTTTACGCCAAACGGCGTATCGGTTGGAAAAGTATGGTCAACCCAAACGGAAGAATTTAAGTTGAACATTGCCGCAACTGCGGCCAAGAATGGATTAAAGTATACAGACCGTTCGAACGGCTATACGATTCTTCATGAAGCGAACGCGGGTTTGTATAATGATCCTGAGCCGCAAAGCTTGGGTAATTATATTTCCGCTTATTTTACTGAAGATGAGAAGAAACTAAGTTATATTTACCGGAATGCCGGAAATGAAGGGCAGTCAATAGATCTGGCGATCGAGTCAACTATGGATGATATTTCCATTCATCTGGAATTTGATGTTGAAAAAATTCGAAGCGACTGGCAAATGAAAATTTACGATTATGCGCAAAATGTTTTTTTGCCGGAGGGAGAACTGACTACGGTTTATCATAAACGTTCCGGAACGACCAAATATAAGATATTAGTTGGAACCGCCGGATACCTGAATGAAGCCGCCGCTTCATTCGATGATCTGCCGGCAAAATTTTCATTGTCACAAAACTATCCCAACCCGTTCAATCCGTCAACAAAGATCTCCTATGCTTTGGCAAAACGAAGCCGCGTAACTATGTCCATATACAATATTTTGGGCCAGAAAGTCAGGACCGTTTTAGATCGCAGAGATCAGGAAGTGGGAATTCATGCCTTGGAATGGAACGGAACGGATAATCTTGGGCGCGCGGTATCTTCCGGAATTTATTTGTACCGAATTCAGGCGGAATCGATCAACGGTGAAACATATACGCAAACCAAGAAGATGCTGATTGTCAAATGA